The Amaranthus tricolor cultivar Red isolate AtriRed21 chromosome 6, ASM2621246v1, whole genome shotgun sequence genome has a segment encoding these proteins:
- the LOC130815433 gene encoding uncharacterized protein LOC130815433 produces the protein MSTPCKSHPSSPSTTPPISPSIETPSSPTPTTTTTTPSSPTKAQAAFDSLISILPTPPSALTSFSSSPTSLLLLTSPEISNQICSLLRKPSSGSGDNHLCRWLYDTFHSSDPSLQLTVIRFVPLITGLYLTRITHRQRQPLAGFEAILLALYAHETTARNNQPTTVTVPDLSHPSIYHESSSPQRNNSTDLNIAVISPSLEPHRTVRSTRRARIVGVALELYFSKIWVMPLGSKLDFCDFLDEWAGPYCYHDKDEDEEDEEDNSDGSHLSGEENEGRILLPWELLGPCLRILGHCLLGGEKGEKSLLLREKAHKACKSLYSRAMHDVNPKAILAVGSLLRLVKMEKQIDEVDYTEIKSSNIISI, from the coding sequence atgtcAACACCTTGTAAATCCCATCCTTCATCTCCATCCACCACACCCCCTATATCGCCTTCCATAGAAACACCATCATCACCAACACCCACCACAACAACAACCACTCCTTCCTCCCCGACAAAGGCACAAGCCGCCTTCGACTCATTAATTTCAATCCTCCCAACACCACCCTCCGCACTCACCTCCTTCTCCTCATCTCCAACATCCTTACTCCTCCTCACATCCCCTGAAATCTCCAACCAAATATGCTCCTTACTCCGCAAACCCTCCTCCGGTTCGGGAGACAACCACCTTTGCCGTTGGCTATACGACACTTTCCATTCCTCCGATCCCTCCTTACAACTTACCGTCATACGCTTCGTTCCGCTCATCACCGGCCTTTACCTAACCCGAATCACCCACCGTCAACGCCAACCCTTAGCGGGTTTCGAAGCCATTCTTTTAGCTCTTTACGCCCACGAAACAACCGCACGCAACAACCAACCAACAACCGTTACCGTCCCTGATCTTTCTCACCCAAGTATCTACCATGAAAGCTCATCACCTCAACGTAACAATTCCACTGATCTCAACATTGCCGTTATTTCTCCTTCCTTAGAACCGCACCGGACCGTCCGGTCTACCCGTAGGGCACGGATTGTTGGGGTTGCCCTAGAGTTATATTTTAGTAAGATTTGGGTCATGCCTCTCGGGTCGAAACTCGATTTTTGTGACTTCTTAGATGAATGGGCGGGTCCATATTGTTACCACGataaagatgaagatgaagaagacgAGGAAGATAATAGTGATGGGTCCCATTTGAGTGGGGAAGAGAATGAAGGGAGGATTTTATTGCCATGGGAATTGTTAGGGCCATGTTTGAGAATATTAGGGCATTGTTTGTTAGGAGGTGAAAAAGGGGAGAAATCGTTGTTATTACGTGAAAAAGCTCATAAAGCTTGCAAAAGTTTGTATAGTAGGGCTATGCATGATGTTAACCCTAAAGCTATTTTGGCTGTTGGTAGTTTATTGAGACTTGTTAAGATGGAGAAGCAGATAGATGAGGTTGATTATACTGAAATTAAAAGTTCTAACATTATCTccatttaa
- the LOC130814834 gene encoding nuclear pore complex protein NUP1 isoform X2, translating to MAGVFDPSRIAEIHREEPDRGGGGGVGKIRRERKPPSKPYDRPPRTRWISRLVDPAKRILSGLPSLFSSSSVDQVDDEVHTEVEQEAGNAEEDYPTDLDVPESSGRVGPSQDKGKSILDISDDDGLDKKAGSSEVGAPDIEQLIKGKTFSREEIDHLMKILHSRAVTEEQDRKTPSMTSPDNVDRAGISKRSHKTSLDEEEELNRFQLMQHAIGASPIDIARAYMGSRTSEKCFTSTILARKTEKLGFNSELSSNPVSLSPLRKSPICWPGAITQNQSDYSMPQSQRNRSSLRSFSRTPYSRTIYSKSKSKLTPLRGESDRFPSISPVPFQPTTTPVYEKVQSFNNLAEGSYGTGGPIRRTRNKFTLATPAKESTLFSAARRSPLARESSVDFMPKKTFELGSSSNTNIESVKSKTASPEAGIRSVHPHSNRIARRILEQLDRPINLKDQSKDLKLAVSWKNSTAASPTPVQNNNPPSLIRIGMGKSNSVDNVNFVNGESNVLPSERNNTLIGAGKDVFGSAMFEKTTSISDVNNGPLQILGKLNCQSSSEQGMNNNLPKTSLLFGDTNKVAAAITENVARSESQHSHRKPILPSIAVEKPGMRTTFSSIASPGFTFPVTASSTTTAEPPTPSIVPSFSTSPPQQPKVSPNFPTFNFSNKITIAPPVVAFPSSTPVTRNDASVPKFKFGSEKPRLCFAIAGENAPYAPNDADIPKFKFGSEKSRLNFGIASDAVCY from the exons ATGGCAGGTGTTTTCGACCCTTCTAGAATAGCAGAGATTCACAGAGAAGAACCAGATAGAGGTGGTGGCGGTGGGGTCGGAAAGATTCGAAGAGAGAGAAAACCTCCATCGAAACCCTATGATCGTCCGCCTCGTACCCGTTGGATTTCACGTTTAGTGGACCCCGCTAAACGTATCTTGTCCGGTCTTCcttctctcttctcttcttcttccgttgatcAAG ttGATGATGAGGTGCATACAGAAGTAGAGCAAGAAGCTGGAAATGCTGAAGAGGATTATCCAACAGAT CTTGATGTTCCTGAATCATCTGGAAGGGTTGGTCCAAGTCAAGATAAAGGAAAATCAATACTTGATATTTCTGATGATGACGGACTGGATAAAAAAGCGGGCAGTTCTGAGGTTGGAGCACCTGACATTGAGCAGCTTATCAAGGGGAAGACTTTCTCTAG GGAGGAAATTGATCATTTGATGAAGATACTACATTCCAGAGCTGTTACAGAGGAGCAAGATAGAAAAACCCCCAGTATGACTAGCCCAGATAACGTTGATAGAGCAGGAATTTCTAAAAGAAGCCATAAAACATCATTAGATGAGGAGGAAGAATTGAATAGATTTCAATTG ATGCAACATGCAATTGGTGCTTCTCCCATCGATATAGCTAGAGCTTACATGGGTTCCAGAACTTCTGAAAAGTGCTTTACATCTACGATTTTAGCGCGGAAAACTGAGAAACTTGGATTTAATAGTGAATTGTCATCCAACCCAGTCTCTCTATCTCCTTTGCGAAAATCTCCGATATGCTGGCCTGGTGCCATCACACAGAATCAGTCGGATTATTCAATGCCGCAAAGTCAGCGTAATAGATCTAGTCTGCGTTCGTTTTCTCGAACACCTTATTCAAGGACCATTTATTCAAAATCCAAATCCAAG TTGACTCCATTGCGAGGTGAAAGTGACAGATTTCCAAGCATATCACCAGTACCTTTTCAACCTACTACAACGCCAGTTTATGAAAAG GTGCAATCGTTCAACAATTTAGCTGAAGGTAGTTACGGAACTGGAGGACCCATTCGTAGGACACGGAATAAGTTTACTTTAGCTACACCTGCCAAGGAATCTACTTTATTTAGCGCTGCACGGAGAAGTCCTTTGGCAAGAGAATCCAGTGTGGATTTCATGCCTAAGAAAACTTTTGAACTGGGCAGTTCCAGCAATACTAATATTGAATCAGTAAAAAGCAAGACAGCGAGCCCTGAAGCTGGGATACGTAGTGTTCATCCACACAGTAATAGGATTGCTAGGAGGATTCTGGAACAACTTGATAGACCAATCAATCTTAAAGATCAATCAAAAGATTTAAAGTTGGCTGTTTCATGGAAGAACTCTACTGCTGCTTCACCTACACCTGTTCAAAACAACAACCCTCCAAGTCTGATAAGGATTGGTATGGGTAAAAGTAATAGTGTGGACAATGTAAACTTTGTGAATGGAGAGAGCAATGTACTGCCCTCAGAAAGAAATAATACCCTCATTGGTGCTGGAAAAGATGTTTTTGGTTCTGCAATGTTCGAAAAAACAACTTCCATATCTGATGTTAACAATGGGCCATTACAGATTCTTGGAAAACTCAATTGTCAAAGTAGCTCAGAGCAG GGTATGAATAATAACCTGCCGAAGACGTCTTTGCTCTTTGGtgacacaaataaagtagctgcGGCCATCACAGAGAATGTAGCTCGATCTGAATCACAACATTCTCATAGAAAGCCAATATTACCATCAATTGCTGTTGAGAAGCCTGGTATGAGAACCACATTTTCTTCAATAGCAAGTCCTGGCTTCACTTTTCCTGTTACCGCATCTTCTACCACAACCGCTGAGCCACCTACACCATCTATCGTACCATCTTTCTCAACTAGTCCTCCACAACAGCCAAAAGTTTCTCCCAATTTTCCCACCTTTAATTTTAGCAATAAGATAACAATTGCACCTCCAGTTGTTGCCTTTCCATCTTCAACACCCGTCACTCGGAATGATGCTTCAGTGCCCAAGTTCAAATTTGGTTCAGAAAAGCCTAGGTTATGCTTTGCTATTGCAGGAGAAAACGCTCCATACGCTCCTAATGATGCTGATATCCCAAAGTTCAAATTCGGCTCAGAAAAAAGCAGGCTAAATTTTGGAATAGCCTCTGATGCTGTGTGCTACTAG
- the LOC130814834 gene encoding nuclear pore complex protein NUP1 isoform X1, with amino-acid sequence MAGVFDPSRIAEIHREEPDRGGGGGVGKIRRERKPPSKPYDRPPRTRWISRLVDPAKRILSGLPSLFSSSSVDQVDDEVHTEVEQEAGNAEEDYPTDLDVPESSGRVGPSQDKGKSILDISDDDGLDKKAGSSEVGAPDIEQLIKGKTFSREEIDHLMKILHSRAVTEEQDRKTPSMTSPDNVDRAGISKRSHKTSLDEEEELNRFQLVTSSPLSRPAMQHAIGASPIDIARAYMGSRTSEKCFTSTILARKTEKLGFNSELSSNPVSLSPLRKSPICWPGAITQNQSDYSMPQSQRNRSSLRSFSRTPYSRTIYSKSKSKLTPLRGESDRFPSISPVPFQPTTTPVYEKVQSFNNLAEGSYGTGGPIRRTRNKFTLATPAKESTLFSAARRSPLARESSVDFMPKKTFELGSSSNTNIESVKSKTASPEAGIRSVHPHSNRIARRILEQLDRPINLKDQSKDLKLAVSWKNSTAASPTPVQNNNPPSLIRIGMGKSNSVDNVNFVNGESNVLPSERNNTLIGAGKDVFGSAMFEKTTSISDVNNGPLQILGKLNCQSSSEQGMNNNLPKTSLLFGDTNKVAAAITENVARSESQHSHRKPILPSIAVEKPGMRTTFSSIASPGFTFPVTASSTTTAEPPTPSIVPSFSTSPPQQPKVSPNFPTFNFSNKITIAPPVVAFPSSTPVTRNDASVPKFKFGSEKPRLCFAIAGENAPYAPNDADIPKFKFGSEKSRLNFGIASDAVCY; translated from the exons ATGGCAGGTGTTTTCGACCCTTCTAGAATAGCAGAGATTCACAGAGAAGAACCAGATAGAGGTGGTGGCGGTGGGGTCGGAAAGATTCGAAGAGAGAGAAAACCTCCATCGAAACCCTATGATCGTCCGCCTCGTACCCGTTGGATTTCACGTTTAGTGGACCCCGCTAAACGTATCTTGTCCGGTCTTCcttctctcttctcttcttcttccgttgatcAAG ttGATGATGAGGTGCATACAGAAGTAGAGCAAGAAGCTGGAAATGCTGAAGAGGATTATCCAACAGAT CTTGATGTTCCTGAATCATCTGGAAGGGTTGGTCCAAGTCAAGATAAAGGAAAATCAATACTTGATATTTCTGATGATGACGGACTGGATAAAAAAGCGGGCAGTTCTGAGGTTGGAGCACCTGACATTGAGCAGCTTATCAAGGGGAAGACTTTCTCTAG GGAGGAAATTGATCATTTGATGAAGATACTACATTCCAGAGCTGTTACAGAGGAGCAAGATAGAAAAACCCCCAGTATGACTAGCCCAGATAACGTTGATAGAGCAGGAATTTCTAAAAGAAGCCATAAAACATCATTAGATGAGGAGGAAGAATTGAATAGATTTCAATTGGTAACCTCATCACCTCTTTCTCGACCAGCT ATGCAACATGCAATTGGTGCTTCTCCCATCGATATAGCTAGAGCTTACATGGGTTCCAGAACTTCTGAAAAGTGCTTTACATCTACGATTTTAGCGCGGAAAACTGAGAAACTTGGATTTAATAGTGAATTGTCATCCAACCCAGTCTCTCTATCTCCTTTGCGAAAATCTCCGATATGCTGGCCTGGTGCCATCACACAGAATCAGTCGGATTATTCAATGCCGCAAAGTCAGCGTAATAGATCTAGTCTGCGTTCGTTTTCTCGAACACCTTATTCAAGGACCATTTATTCAAAATCCAAATCCAAG TTGACTCCATTGCGAGGTGAAAGTGACAGATTTCCAAGCATATCACCAGTACCTTTTCAACCTACTACAACGCCAGTTTATGAAAAG GTGCAATCGTTCAACAATTTAGCTGAAGGTAGTTACGGAACTGGAGGACCCATTCGTAGGACACGGAATAAGTTTACTTTAGCTACACCTGCCAAGGAATCTACTTTATTTAGCGCTGCACGGAGAAGTCCTTTGGCAAGAGAATCCAGTGTGGATTTCATGCCTAAGAAAACTTTTGAACTGGGCAGTTCCAGCAATACTAATATTGAATCAGTAAAAAGCAAGACAGCGAGCCCTGAAGCTGGGATACGTAGTGTTCATCCACACAGTAATAGGATTGCTAGGAGGATTCTGGAACAACTTGATAGACCAATCAATCTTAAAGATCAATCAAAAGATTTAAAGTTGGCTGTTTCATGGAAGAACTCTACTGCTGCTTCACCTACACCTGTTCAAAACAACAACCCTCCAAGTCTGATAAGGATTGGTATGGGTAAAAGTAATAGTGTGGACAATGTAAACTTTGTGAATGGAGAGAGCAATGTACTGCCCTCAGAAAGAAATAATACCCTCATTGGTGCTGGAAAAGATGTTTTTGGTTCTGCAATGTTCGAAAAAACAACTTCCATATCTGATGTTAACAATGGGCCATTACAGATTCTTGGAAAACTCAATTGTCAAAGTAGCTCAGAGCAG GGTATGAATAATAACCTGCCGAAGACGTCTTTGCTCTTTGGtgacacaaataaagtagctgcGGCCATCACAGAGAATGTAGCTCGATCTGAATCACAACATTCTCATAGAAAGCCAATATTACCATCAATTGCTGTTGAGAAGCCTGGTATGAGAACCACATTTTCTTCAATAGCAAGTCCTGGCTTCACTTTTCCTGTTACCGCATCTTCTACCACAACCGCTGAGCCACCTACACCATCTATCGTACCATCTTTCTCAACTAGTCCTCCACAACAGCCAAAAGTTTCTCCCAATTTTCCCACCTTTAATTTTAGCAATAAGATAACAATTGCACCTCCAGTTGTTGCCTTTCCATCTTCAACACCCGTCACTCGGAATGATGCTTCAGTGCCCAAGTTCAAATTTGGTTCAGAAAAGCCTAGGTTATGCTTTGCTATTGCAGGAGAAAACGCTCCATACGCTCCTAATGATGCTGATATCCCAAAGTTCAAATTCGGCTCAGAAAAAAGCAGGCTAAATTTTGGAATAGCCTCTGATGCTGTGTGCTACTAG